One window of Xylocopa sonorina isolate GNS202 chromosome 9, iyXylSono1_principal, whole genome shotgun sequence genomic DNA carries:
- the Hmg-2 gene encoding high mobility group protein 2 produces the protein MSEGTPVNDAPEGNGGSEQSTYNGETEEHMNKSPGNGDKIPDSVCDNGVKKNNTTSAIGSNSTGTTNRAKKRKKAPRDATAPKHPLTGYFRFLNDRREKVRSENPTLSFTEITKLLASEWSTLPADQKQQYLDAAEQDKERYNREFSDYKQTEAYRLFSEKQSSEKQQESKKERNGTDMNSEQNDIQQDKDNDFTGFDIPIFTEEFLDHNKACETELRQLRKATSDYEAQNAVLQRHVDSLYAAVNRLESETNQQRTTNQALQRHLDSLRSQLAGCFATVALPGTNEGATLQNIDNYVERLESLLNGNVEQSLRNAVRNAVSRLELIG, from the exons atgagCGAAGGTACACCAGTGAATGACGCGCCGGAAGGAAACGGTGGCTCTGAACAGTCTACGTACAATGGAGAAACGGAGGAACACATGA ATAAATCGCCAGGAAATGGAGATAAAATACCTGATTCGGTGTGCGACAATGGAGTTAAAAAGAATAATACGACTTCGGCGATCGGAAGTAACAGTACCGGTACAACGAATAGAGCtaagaagaggaagaaagcGCCCAGAGATGCGACTGCCCCGAAACATCCTTTAACCGGTTACTTCAG GTTTTTAAATGATCGAAGAGAGAAAGTAAGAAGCGAGAATCCAACCTTATCGTTTACTGAAATCACAAAACTTCTTGCTTCAGAGTGGAGTACTTTACCCGCTGATCAAAAGCAACAGTATTTAGATGCAGCTGAGCAGGATAAAGAGCGTTATAATCGTGAATTCAGTGATTACAAGCAAACGGAAGCGTACCGGTTGTTCAGTGAGAAACAATCGTCTGAAAAACAGCAAGAAAGTAAAAAAGAGAGGAATGGAACCGATATGAATTCCGAGCAAAAT GATATTCAACAAGATAAAGATAACGATTTCACCGGTTTTGACATACCTATTTTTACAGAAGAATTTTTGGATCACAACAAGG CGTGCGAAACCGAATTGAGACAACTCAGGAAGGCTACATCGGACTACGAGGCGCAGAATGCAGTgctgcaacgacacgtagacagctTATACGCGGCTGTAAATCGATTAGAATCTGAAACAAACCAACAGCGTACTACAAATCAGGCATTACAGCGTCATTTAGATTCTCTTCGCTCGCAACTGGCTGGTTGTTTTGCTACGGTAGCTCTACCAG GAACGAACGAAGGTGCGACATTACAGAACATCGACAATTACGTTGAAAGACTTGAATCATTGTTAAATGGCAATGTCGAGCAATCCTTGCGAAACGCTGTGCGTAATGCTGTATCACGCCTCGAATTAATTGGATGA